One region of Acanthopagrus latus isolate v.2019 chromosome 24, fAcaLat1.1, whole genome shotgun sequence genomic DNA includes:
- the mmadhca gene encoding metabolism of cobalamin associated Da: MSSSVLCGRGRLVLSHAAGYQALAALRVGRTRTFSAASSDEPYIAASPTDSGPRTVWPDENMGPFGPQDRRFQLPGNVGFDCHLEGVEDQKKTPVHRTVPDVLTAPSSSERQQFILAQFVNEFHSKLGPISTRVNKAEQYFNQTGTDCSVSSCPELLKKDLELLFPAAPAAPITVVTVTQRGGRCEEEPAEQDREQLLHRFVNGAKEMCFSLWTAGYWADFIDPSTGAAFFASTSSQTSLQTEEELRNLGFHIEASGSCTVIRHILGGTPLFVGAVFTNAPTHSAAVARLQGLSNELDDEE, translated from the exons ATGTCCAGCAGT GTGCTGTGTGGTCGAGGCAGGCTGGTCCTCTCTCATGCCGCCGGCTATCAAGCCCTGGCTGCTCTCCGTGTGGGCAGAACCAGAACTTTCTCTGCCGCGAGCTCGGATGAGCCTTACATAGCTGCATCACCCACAGACTCAG GCCCCAGGACTGTGTGGCCCGATGAGAACATGGGACCATTCGGACCTCAGGACCGGCGCTTTCAGTTACCAGGTAATGTTGGCTTTGACTGCCACCTGGAAGGTGTGGAGGACCAAAAGAAGACCCCAGTCCACAGGACGGTGCCTGATGTACTGACGGCCCCgagcagctcagagagacaGCAGTTCATCCTAGCGCAGTTCGTCAATGAGTTCCAC AGTAAACTGGGTCCTATATCCACGAGAGTCAACAAAGCCGAGCAGTACTTTAATCAGACAGGAACAGACTGCTCAGTAAGTTCCTGCCCTGAGCTGCTAAAGAAAG atctGGAGCTGTTGTTCCCTGCAGCGCCCGCAGCTCCCATCACAGTTGTGACGGTCACACAGAGAGGCGGTCGGTGTGAGGAGGAGCCAgcagagcaggacagagagcagctgctgcacaga TTTGTGAACGGGGCAAAGGAAATGTGCTTCTCGCTGTGGACTGCAGGCTACTGGGCAGACTTCATAGACCCATCGACAGGAGCAGCT TTCTTTGCATCCACTTCAAGTCAAACCTCACTgcaaacagaggaggagctgaggaatCTGGGCTTCCACATCGAGGCGTCCGGCTCGTGCACGGTCATTCGCCACATCCTGGGAGGGACGCCTCTGTTTGTGGGGGCGGTTTTCACCAACGCACCTACTCACAGCGCCGCTGTGGCGAGGCTACAAGGACTTTCAAACGAACTCGATGATGAggaatag